The bacterium genome includes a window with the following:
- a CDS encoding putative Ig domain-containing protein, with the protein MKEPIRIRNLFVYLTLIIILFAVHCNGKGEQGEAQNTPPEVQTINIAPVTPTVQSEITVQITGFDKEGDPITYQVKWFINDREIGEGMSFKYEDIKTGDKIYAEVTPYDGKAYGKSKQSNSVTIGGQVPRILSVKYAPESVFVTTPTIALDAVIDDPDQDTVSLFCNWLIHDRVAADTLPTFTLSGLNLRKGDTIYASAYAWDKQGRSDPFEFAIVVSNAPPALQNADGVVTLRLDSLAYKIPITDPDNDPMTFELLRGPEGVWIDRNSGVLNGNPGNVNSLEVTVRATDQAGASLVAKFTLTSPE; encoded by the coding sequence GTGAAAGAACCGATTAGGATCAGAAATCTATTTGTTTATTTGACTCTCATCATTATTTTATTCGCCGTCCACTGCAACGGAAAAGGGGAACAAGGCGAGGCGCAAAATACGCCGCCCGAAGTCCAGACCATCAACATCGCGCCGGTGACGCCGACGGTCCAGTCTGAAATCACCGTTCAGATCACGGGTTTTGACAAAGAGGGCGATCCGATCACCTACCAGGTCAAGTGGTTTATCAATGACCGGGAGATCGGCGAGGGGATGTCGTTCAAATACGAAGATATCAAGACCGGCGACAAGATCTACGCTGAGGTCACTCCTTACGACGGTAAAGCCTATGGCAAAAGCAAGCAGTCCAATAGTGTCACGATCGGCGGACAGGTGCCGCGCATCCTGTCCGTCAAATACGCTCCTGAATCGGTATTCGTGACGACCCCGACGATCGCGCTTGACGCGGTCATTGATGACCCTGACCAGGACACGGTCAGCCTGTTCTGCAACTGGCTTATCCATGACCGGGTGGCGGCGGATACATTGCCCACGTTCACTCTGAGCGGCCTTAACCTGCGCAAGGGCGACACGATCTACGCCAGCGCGTATGCCTGGGACAAGCAGGGACGTTCAGATCCGTTTGAATTCGCGATCGTAGTGTCGAATGCACCACCCGCGCTCCAGAACGCGGATGGAGTCGTCACGCTGCGTCTTGACAGCCTCGCTTATAAGATTCCGATCACGGACCCTGACAACGACCCAATGACCTTTGAACTGCTCAGGGGTCCGGAAGGCGTATGGATCGACCGTAACAGCGGCGTACTCAATGGCAACCCCGGCAATGTGAATTCGCTCGAAGTCACGGTCCGTGCCACAGATCAGGCTGGCGCCTCTCTGGTCGCGAAATTCACGCTGACCTCGCCTGAATAA